From the genome of Parazoarcus communis, one region includes:
- a CDS encoding PolC-type DNA polymerase III → MSTYAVIDFETTGMSPALGARPTEIAAVLVRDGLIVDRYQSLMNAGVHVPYDIQALTGITNAMVRAAPRVEQVMSEVADFVGEHSLVAHNAAFDRKFWDAELAQLGRRRGGDFVCSLLLSRRLFPDAPNHKLGTLVRTLQLPATGRYHRALADAEATAHLFMRLRSELQSRFSLAGVDHALLLAVQKVARSGLARCIERHQAC, encoded by the coding sequence TTGAGCACCTATGCCGTCATCGACTTCGAGACCACGGGCATGTCTCCCGCACTTGGGGCCCGTCCGACCGAGATTGCCGCAGTTCTGGTGCGCGACGGGCTCATCGTCGATCGTTACCAGAGCCTGATGAACGCAGGTGTGCACGTTCCCTACGATATTCAGGCCCTTACGGGCATCACCAATGCCATGGTGCGCGCTGCGCCACGGGTGGAGCAGGTAATGAGTGAGGTCGCTGATTTCGTTGGTGAGCACTCACTCGTTGCGCACAATGCGGCCTTCGACCGCAAGTTCTGGGATGCCGAGCTTGCGCAGCTGGGGCGGCGGCGCGGGGGCGACTTCGTGTGTTCGCTGTTGCTGTCGCGGCGCCTGTTCCCGGATGCGCCGAACCACAAGCTCGGCACCCTGGTGCGCACGCTGCAATTGCCCGCGACCGGCCGCTATCACCGCGCCCTGGCCGATGCGGAGGCAACGGCGCATCTGTTCATGCGCTTGCGCAGTGAGTTGCAGTCGCGGTTCAGCCTTGCCGGGGTTGATCATGCGCTCCTGCTGGCGGTTCAGAAGGTTGCGCGCAGCGGCCTGGCGCGCTGCATCGAACGCCATCAAGCCTGCTGA
- a CDS encoding MBL fold metallo-hydrolase, whose translation MRRLITILIGTLCLLSAHVVHAIDMRAVKVGPHSWYVMGKAGMASAVNEGFMSNAGFVITPDGVVVFDALGTPVLGERLIAEIRKLTDKPIRRVVISHYHADHYYGLQAFKAVGAEVWSHRRGLEALNSDGAQARLAQRRADLFPFVDDNTRLIPADLWLDGDTAFEMGGLHFRITYVGPAHAPDDVVMEVVEDRIMFAGDMLFRGRVPFVGDADTAQWLRALDLLIAARPDALVPGHGPASTNPQADLALTRDYLLYLRESMGKAVADLKSFDEAYENTDWHQWEKLPAFREANRANAYNVFLQMEKGSLR comes from the coding sequence ATGCGCCGACTCATCACGATCCTGATCGGGACCCTGTGCCTGCTCTCAGCGCATGTCGTGCACGCCATCGACATGCGTGCAGTCAAGGTCGGCCCCCACAGCTGGTATGTCATGGGCAAGGCCGGCATGGCCTCGGCAGTCAACGAAGGCTTCATGTCCAACGCGGGCTTTGTCATCACCCCCGACGGCGTGGTGGTGTTCGACGCCCTCGGAACGCCGGTGCTGGGTGAAAGACTGATCGCCGAAATCCGCAAGCTCACCGACAAGCCGATCCGGCGCGTGGTCATCAGCCACTATCATGCCGACCATTACTACGGCCTGCAGGCATTCAAGGCCGTCGGCGCCGAGGTCTGGTCCCATCGCCGCGGCCTTGAAGCACTCAATTCGGATGGCGCCCAGGCACGCCTCGCCCAGCGTCGCGCCGACCTCTTTCCCTTCGTCGATGACAATACCCGCCTGATTCCCGCAGATCTCTGGCTCGACGGGGACACTGCATTCGAGATGGGCGGCCTCCACTTCCGCATCACATACGTCGGCCCGGCGCACGCCCCCGACGACGTGGTCATGGAGGTGGTCGAAGACAGGATCATGTTCGCAGGCGACATGCTGTTCCGCGGACGCGTACCTTTCGTCGGTGACGCGGACACCGCGCAGTGGTTGCGCGCACTCGATCTCCTGATCGCTGCGCGGCCTGATGCGCTGGTTCCGGGCCACGGCCCCGCTTCCACCAATCCGCAGGCCGACCTGGCGCTCACGCGCGACTACCTGCTCTACCTGCGTGAATCCATGGGCAAGGCAGTGGCGGATCTCAAATCCTTCGACGAGGCCTACGAAAACACCGACTGGCACCAGTGGGAGAAGCTGCCAGCCTTCCGCGAGGCCAACCGCGCCAACGCCTACAACGTATTCCTGCAGATGGAGAAGGGCTCGCTGCGCTGA